In one Diceros bicornis minor isolate mBicDic1 chromosome 2, mDicBic1.mat.cur, whole genome shotgun sequence genomic region, the following are encoded:
- the LOC131415073 gene encoding tetranectin isoform X6, producing the protein MFEELKSQLDTLAQEVALLKEQQALQTVCLKGTKVHMKCFLAFTQTKTFHEASEDCISRGGTLGTPQTGAENDALYEYLRQAVGAEAEIWLGLNDMAAEGAWVDMTGGHIAYKNWETEITAQPDGGKAENCAALSGAANGKWFDKRCRDQLPYICQFAIV; encoded by the exons ATGTTTGAGGAGCTCAAGAGCCAGCTGGACACCCTGGCCCAGGAGGTGGCCCTGCTGAAGGAGCAGCAGGCCCTGCAGACGG tcTGCCTGAAGGGCACCAAGGTGCACATGAAGTGCTTTCTGGCCTTCACCCAGACGAAGACCTTCCACGAGGCGAGCGAGGACTGCATCTCGCGCGGGGGCACGCTGGGCACCCCGCAGACGGGCGCGGAGAACGACGCCCTGTACGAGTACCTGCGGCAGGCCGTGGGCGCCGAGGCCGAGATCTGGCTGGGCCTCAACGACATGGCGGCCGAGGGCGCCTGGGTGGACATGACCGGCGGCCACATCGCCTACAAGAACTGGGAGACCGAGATCACCGCGCAGCCCGACGGCGGCAAGGCCGAGAACTGCGCCGCCCTGTCCGGCGCGGCCAACGGCAAGTGGTTCGACAAGCGCTGCCGCGACCAGCTGCCCTACATCTGCCAGTTCGCCATCGTGTAG